Proteins from a genomic interval of Sulfurimonas sp. HSL3-2:
- a CDS encoding HAMP domain-containing sensor histidine kinase, protein MNSLEKRSFYSFLALYIGSSFLFLTMSGFWYYKAQKNAVESTAYYKLQHYSDTIGGLIINAQMHSTVLKLPRLEEGYEYFLVRTDEKREFPSNYYQENGYTVLVSTSPQEHLDIKYVVVKTDEVHKKVESLKKEVISVMSVIFLLIVLISFLLARLFMRPIHQKVQQIEQFIQDVSHELNTPVTALQMSSKRAMQKGVYDEKILKNISISTKQLYSIYQSLCYLSFSTRAKEVQSINLKEIVVEVVEFYAELCLAKEIMVNLHVEDAFIKIDEERARLLFSNLLSNAVKYSMPHKSITLTLKKNSFVIKDEGAGIAKEKLDKIFDLYERGSDLAGGFGVGLSIVKQICDEAGIKIEVESQLDQGTVFSLSW, encoded by the coding sequence TTGAATAGTCTAGAGAAGAGATCGTTCTATTCATTTTTGGCACTCTACATCGGTTCGTCGTTTCTCTTTTTGACGATGTCGGGTTTTTGGTACTATAAAGCACAAAAAAATGCAGTTGAGAGCACGGCGTATTATAAACTGCAGCACTACAGCGATACCATCGGCGGACTTATCATAAATGCACAGATGCACAGTACGGTCTTAAAACTTCCTAGACTAGAAGAGGGGTATGAGTATTTTCTGGTCAGGACTGATGAAAAGAGGGAGTTCCCGAGTAACTACTACCAGGAAAACGGGTACACGGTCTTGGTATCGACCTCTCCGCAGGAACACTTAGATATCAAGTATGTGGTGGTTAAAACAGATGAAGTTCATAAAAAAGTAGAATCTCTGAAAAAAGAGGTCATATCCGTTATGAGCGTCATCTTTTTACTGATAGTCCTTATCTCGTTTTTACTGGCAAGACTTTTTATGCGTCCTATCCATCAAAAAGTGCAGCAGATAGAGCAGTTCATACAAGATGTCTCGCATGAACTCAACACTCCTGTGACCGCACTGCAGATGAGTTCAAAAAGAGCGATGCAAAAGGGTGTGTACGATGAGAAGATACTAAAGAATATCTCGATCAGCACCAAACAGCTTTACTCCATCTATCAGTCTCTTTGCTATCTTAGTTTCTCCACAAGAGCAAAAGAGGTACAGAGCATCAATCTAAAAGAGATAGTCGTGGAGGTTGTGGAGTTTTACGCTGAACTTTGTCTTGCAAAAGAGATCATGGTCAACTTACATGTAGAGGATGCATTTATAAAGATAGATGAAGAAAGGGCAAGACTTCTTTTTTCCAACCTTCTCTCAAATGCCGTAAAATACTCTATGCCGCATAAGAGTATAACTTTGACTCTGAAGAAAAACAGCTTTGTCATCAAAGACGAGGGAGCAGGAATTGCAAAAGAGAAACTGGATAAGATATTCGATCTTTATGAAAGAGGTTCTGATCTTGCGGGCGGGTTTGGTGTGGGTCTTAGCATCGTAAAACAGATCTGTGATGAGGCGGGGATAAAAATAGAGGTAGAATCCCAGCTAGACCAAGGCACTGTCTTTAGTCTTAGCTGGTAA
- a CDS encoding response regulator transcription factor: protein MMKILLLEDDTVLSDILLDYLREYYDVTHTYSMKEALSLSEENSYDLYIFDINVPDGDGLTLLRELRSFYDETPTIFITAFHDTKYLTKAFASGANDFIRKPFELEELSVRIENIKKHFGLNLVVPLGDDMELNTQTHVLKTPKHLFHLTAKESELLLYLYRHKNRVISQDEMLQNLWKYDDLPSSDAIRTLIKELRKYVGKEHIINIRGEGYRFE from the coding sequence ATGATGAAAATTTTACTGCTTGAAGACGATACGGTCTTATCGGATATTTTGTTGGATTATCTGCGGGAGTATTACGATGTAACTCATACCTACAGTATGAAAGAAGCGTTAAGTCTCAGTGAAGAGAACTCCTATGATCTGTATATCTTCGATATTAATGTCCCTGACGGTGACGGTTTGACACTTTTACGGGAGCTTCGCAGTTTTTATGATGAGACTCCGACCATATTTATAACGGCTTTTCATGATACGAAGTATCTGACAAAAGCATTCGCATCGGGAGCCAATGACTTTATACGAAAGCCATTTGAACTTGAGGAACTCTCTGTACGCATAGAGAACATCAAAAAGCATTTTGGGCTGAACCTTGTTGTCCCACTGGGCGATGATATGGAGCTAAACACTCAGACTCACGTGCTTAAAACCCCAAAACATCTTTTTCATCTAACCGCAAAAGAGAGTGAACTTCTGCTCTATCTCTACAGGCATAAAAACCGTGTTATTAGTCAGGACGAGATGCTGCAAAACCTTTGGAAGTATGATGACCTGCCCTCATCCGATGCTATTCGAACACTTATAAAAGAGCTTCGAAAATATGTGGGCAAAGAACATATCATCAATATAAGAGGCGAAGGGTACAGGTTTGAATAG
- a CDS encoding FixH family protein, which yields MKKLLKIFTALVLGVTLLQAAAFEKTAKGGGTEIMISSDKPLTPGNNKLLITIKDTKYKDAKVSVKVFMPEMPGMPRMEAEADATAMGDGMYDADLNFSMSGTWQVWVYIAPTDGKKVRIKTSLNI from the coding sequence ATGAAAAAACTACTAAAAATATTTACGGCTCTTGTACTTGGAGTGACACTTCTGCAAGCAGCAGCTTTTGAAAAAACGGCAAAAGGGGGCGGGACAGAGATCATGATCAGTTCTGACAAACCACTTACACCCGGTAACAACAAGCTGCTTATAACCATCAAGGATACAAAATACAAAGATGCAAAAGTAAGTGTAAAAGTGTTTATGCCCGAGATGCCGGGAATGCCGCGTATGGAAGCAGAAGCCGATGCTACAGCGATGGGAGACGGCATGTATGATGCGGATCTGAACTTCTCTATGAGCGGGACTTGGCAGGTGTGGGTCTACATCGCTCCAACTGATGGCAAAAAAGTACGTATTAAAACATCTTTGAATATATAA
- a CDS encoding TolC family protein, with protein MRAFLSLLFLAVLLSGDTLDNILEYSLNNHGSLKSIQERLSAIENEKSRSRNFSNPDISFTVSDIQFDNPSDRTLEPMQFSAVNIKQKIPYFGKRDALTQKVESKKRFLDMSLQDLKSELAKEIKITAYSLWDVQKRLSVLDSYIDITNQNISLNEAYNITSSNTHLALMSAKLTLSELKIKKSSLQTLRNSLYEKLSYLAGKKIETLELSLSVDEPQSLAFYEDKVTASSALHVKEAEVQMQKADLHIQELSGKIDPYIQAGYYYRENHPDYATVTIGASLPLYGSEKESQEEARKLLLAKSLEQNDLKAKLSSNIAQLYENMQNDYKVYRIITEESMPQIEHLFELVDSSVKSGDTLFEYIDMLNKKLKLEEQLIQVTAEYNKTKASLDALTGEKL; from the coding sequence ATGAGAGCGTTTCTGTCTTTACTTTTTCTTGCAGTACTACTGTCAGGCGATACTCTTGATAATATCCTAGAGTACAGCCTGAATAATCACGGCTCACTAAAAAGTATACAGGAGAGGCTCTCTGCGATAGAAAATGAAAAGAGCCGCTCAAGGAACTTTTCAAATCCCGATATCTCCTTTACCGTTAGCGATATACAGTTTGACAACCCTTCTGACCGCACACTCGAACCCATGCAGTTCAGTGCCGTCAATATCAAGCAGAAGATCCCCTACTTCGGAAAACGCGATGCACTGACGCAGAAGGTCGAGTCTAAAAAAAGATTTTTAGATATGAGTCTGCAGGACCTCAAGTCTGAGCTTGCAAAAGAGATCAAGATAACGGCCTACTCGCTCTGGGATGTTCAAAAACGGCTTAGTGTCTTGGATTCATACATAGACATAACCAACCAGAACATCTCGCTTAACGAAGCGTATAACATCACTTCAAGCAACACGCATCTAGCCCTGATGTCGGCGAAACTCACCCTGAGCGAGTTGAAGATCAAAAAAAGTTCCCTGCAGACTCTTAGAAACTCTCTTTATGAAAAGCTTTCATATCTTGCAGGCAAAAAGATCGAGACACTCGAACTCTCTTTAAGTGTGGATGAACCGCAGAGTCTGGCATTTTACGAGGACAAAGTCACAGCTTCTAGCGCTTTACATGTAAAAGAGGCTGAAGTGCAGATGCAAAAAGCGGATCTTCATATACAAGAGCTCTCCGGTAAGATAGACCCATACATCCAAGCGGGATACTACTACAGAGAAAACCATCCCGACTATGCGACCGTGACCATCGGTGCATCTCTGCCGCTTTACGGAAGCGAAAAAGAGAGCCAAGAGGAGGCAAGAAAACTACTTCTTGCAAAGAGTTTAGAACAGAACGATCTAAAAGCGAAGTTGAGCTCCAACATCGCACAGCTTTATGAAAATATGCAAAACGATTACAAGGTGTATAGGATCATAACAGAGGAGTCCATGCCGCAGATCGAACATCTTTTTGAGCTGGTCGATAGTTCCGTCAAAAGCGGAGACACGCTTTTTGAATACATCGATATGCTTAACAAAAAGCTCAAACTCGAAGAGCAACTTATCCAAGTGACAGCCGAGTATAACAAAACAAAAGCATCGCTTGATGCACTTACAGGAGAAAAACTATGA
- a CDS encoding efflux RND transporter periplasmic adaptor subunit, producing MKLLTILLLLHVILFSKDATVEQLFNVQTVKVKKVESSQSKKYYGYVKANEANVYDVSPRFGGYIEELKADKLYMYVKKGALLATVYSPEVLRAKEEYLNTLKYTQKIPNKAMLESAREKLLLLGLSAQEVDEIKVDCKVLRYTNIYAPASGYIFLKNVANGSAFSMKQKLFTIVDLDDVWIETSIMPQDIALISKFTDFRISSPVGDFEAKKEQLYPKLSQKDALLTLRLDVKNKADALLPNMYVSVTAKMTKESYLTLPSTAVIFKNAKHYVFIKGEYEGEYEPKAVDAKELDAHTYRVQGLNEGDEVVNNALFMMDSDAQINGLY from the coding sequence ATGAAACTTTTAACGATTTTACTGCTTTTACATGTAATCTTGTTTTCTAAAGACGCAACGGTAGAACAGCTCTTTAACGTGCAAACCGTAAAGGTAAAGAAAGTAGAGAGTTCACAGAGCAAAAAATACTACGGCTATGTCAAAGCAAATGAAGCAAATGTCTACGACGTATCTCCGAGATTCGGTGGCTACATCGAAGAACTTAAAGCAGACAAACTCTACATGTATGTCAAAAAAGGCGCTCTTTTGGCAACCGTCTACTCACCCGAGGTCCTGCGTGCAAAAGAGGAGTACCTAAACACTTTAAAATACACGCAAAAGATCCCGAATAAAGCTATGCTTGAGAGTGCAAGAGAGAAACTTCTACTTTTAGGCCTTTCGGCTCAGGAAGTAGACGAGATAAAAGTCGATTGCAAAGTATTACGCTACACAAATATCTACGCTCCCGCAAGCGGCTACATCTTTCTAAAAAACGTCGCAAACGGCTCAGCCTTTTCTATGAAACAAAAACTGTTTACTATCGTAGATCTGGATGATGTCTGGATAGAGACTTCGATCATGCCTCAGGATATCGCTCTTATCTCCAAGTTTACGGATTTTCGCATAAGCTCTCCCGTAGGAGATTTTGAAGCCAAAAAAGAGCAGTTGTATCCAAAGCTGAGCCAAAAAGACGCCCTCTTGACCTTGCGACTCGATGTCAAAAACAAAGCAGATGCCCTGCTTCCAAATATGTATGTGAGCGTTACGGCAAAGATGACAAAAGAGAGCTATCTCACGCTTCCCTCTACTGCCGTCATCTTTAAAAACGCAAAACATTACGTGTTTATAAAAGGGGAGTATGAGGGAGAGTATGAACCAAAAGCGGTGGATGCAAAAGAACTCGATGCGCATACATACAGAGTCCAAGGTCTGAACGAAGGCGATGAAGTCGTAAACAACGCACTCTTTATGATGGACAGCGACGCACAGATAAACGGGCTGTATTAG